A window from Centropristis striata isolate RG_2023a ecotype Rhode Island chromosome 2, C.striata_1.0, whole genome shotgun sequence encodes these proteins:
- the LOC131986566 gene encoding synapse-associated protein 1-like codes for MFKGFGTWLGLENQTYTKTADDKEELSVEQEEEKVVEAQNEVNKQQPADQDAEPEANPEDPEHGKGLGDYIFSFASSATKKFSESMVETAQTIKKTVEEGKIDGIIDKTFLGDFQKEQEKFVQEKKAKKSEAAVPPWVGYNEEETIQQQILALSADKRNFLRDPPAGVQFHFDMEQMYPLAAVMLEEDQLLNRMRFDLVPKLVKEEVFWRNYFYRVSLIKQSAQLTALAAQQQQKDGEDRGAKVSPEDVVLTDNVRPKTPPVSISDIQEQRHEEEEEMSTSPGVSEFVSDAFDSTAINQEDLRKEMEQLVLDKKDSLPSPDDESADWEKELQQELQDYEVVTEADNKDDQWDQEIEKMLQADDS; via the exons ATGTTCAAGGGTTTCGGGACGTGGCTGGGTCTGGAGAACCAGACGTACACGAAGACGGCAGACGACAAAGAAGAGCTGAGTGTGGAGCAGGAAGAAGAAAAGGTGGTTGAAGCACAAAACGAGGTAAACAAACAGCAACCAGCTGACCAGGATGCAGAACCAGAGGCGAACCCAGAAGACCCAGAGCACGGAAAAGGACTTGGTG ATTACATCTTCAGTTTTGCATCCAGTGCCACCAAGAAGTTCTCCGAGTCGATGGTGGAGACAGCTCAGACCATCAAGAAGACTGTGGAAGAAGGGAAAATAGACGGCATTATAGACAAG ACTTTCCTAGGAGACTTCCAAAAGGAGCAAGAGAAGTTTGTCCAGGAGAAGAAAGCAAAAAAATCAG aaGCAGCGGTGCCTCCCTGGGTCGGCTACAATGAGGAGGAGACGATCCAGCAACAGATCCTGGCTCTGTCAGCT GACAAGAGAAACTTTTTGCGAGACCCTCCCGCTGGTGTCCAGTTCCACTTTGACATGGAGCAGATGTATCCTCTGGCTGCAGTGATGCTGGAGGAGGACCAGCTCCTCAACCGCATGCGATTTGACCTGGTTCCTAAACT CGTGAAGGAGGAAGTTTTCTGGAGGAATTATTTCTACCGGGTGTCTCTGATCAAGCAGTCGGCTCAGCTTACAGCGCTGGcagcccagcagcagcagaaggacGGAGAGGACCGAGGGGCCAAAGTTTCACCTGAGGACGTCGTCTTAACAG ACAATGTCAGACCAAAAACTCCACCTGTTTCCATCAGCGACATACAAGAG CAACGccatgaagaagaggaggagatgtcAACAAGTCCCGGAGTGTCCGAGTTTGTGAGCGATGCTTTCGACTCAACCGCCATCAACCAGGAGGACCTGAGGAAGGAGATGGAACAGCTGGTCCTGGATAAGAAGGACAGCCTCCCCTCCCCCGATG ACGAGTCGGCAGACTGGGAgaaggagctgcagcaggagctcCAGGACTACGAGGTGGTGACTGAGGCAGACAACAAAGACGACCAATGGGATCAAGAGATCGAGAAGATGCTCCAAGCCGACGACAGCTAG
- the phospho2 gene encoding pyridoxal phosphate phosphatase PHOSPHO2, which translates to MKTLMVFDFDHTVVDDNSDTWVIRCLPSQSLPDSVKKSYRKGYWTEFMGRVMKYIGEQQVSPDSVRSVMEAIPFTAGMTDLLTFISEHKSSIDCIIISDSNTMFIDWILQASGFQAAVDQVFTNPAKFNELGYMEVQCYHSHDCRQCPVNLCKRKVLELYLSEQSGRGVQYEQVFYAGDGGNDLCPTSCLRGHDVVMPREGYTLEKLLAKMEGEEDDCSLRARVIAWSSGTDILKELKASIQL; encoded by the exons ATGAAGACTCTGATGGTGTTTGATTTTGACCACACTGTTGTCGATGACAACAGTGACACTTGGGTGATTAG ATGTCTTCCAAGTCAGAGTCTGCCCGACTCTGTGAAGAAGTCCTACAGAAAAGGCTACTGGACTGAGTTCATGGGCAGGGTGATGAAGTACATAG GAGAGCAGCAGGTCAGCCCTGACAGCGTCCGCAGTGTGATGGAGGCGATCCCCTTCACAGCTGGAATGACGGACCTGCTGACGTTCATATCGGAGCATAAAAGCTCCATTGACTGCATCATCATCTCTGACTCCAACACCATGTTCATAGACTGGATCCTCCAAGCGTCTGGGTTCCAGGCAGCTGTCGATCAGGTTTTCACCAACCCGGCTAAGTTCAACGAGCTGGGCTACATGGAGGTGCAGTGCTACCACTCTCACGACTGCCGTCAATGCCCCGTCAACCTCTGCAAGAGGAAAGTTCTGGAGCTGTATCTGTCGGAGCAGTCGGGTAGAGGGGTGCAGTACGAGCAGGTGTTTTATGCGGGGGACGGTGGGAATGATCTGTGCCCTACTTCCTGTCTGAGAGGGCATGATGTTGTGATGCCCAGGGAAGGGTACACACTGGAGAAGTTGCTGGCCAAAATGGAAGGTGAGGAAGATGATTGTTCTCTGAGAGCCAGAGTCATCGCTTGGAGCAGCGGCACCGACATCCTCAAGGAACTGAAAGCAAGTATACAGTTGTAG